The window CGGCTCTGTGCCCGGCTTGCTCCCGGACTTCGCTCGGTGTGATTCCGTAGCGTTTGCGAAAGCTTCGGTAAAAGTGGGGCAAATCACGAAATCCCCAGCGCTCGCAAATCCAGCGGATGGATTTGGAAGCGCTCTCCGACTTCAAAAGTTCTCGGTAGCAGGCCGCGAGACGTTCATTTTGGATAAATTTGTGGATGCCGCCTTCCTTCTGAAACAGGCGGTAGGCGGAGGATCTGGAAAGGCCGAAGGCTCGCTGCACGTCTTCCAAGCCGAGACTCGGCCGTTGCAGGTTTCTTTGTAGGAATTCGTGAATGGCAGGGAGACCCATTTCCGCTGAGCCGGGCTGTCCTTTCAGATCGGATTCGAGCAGATTGTTCAGCAAGGCGGCGAACGCATTCGCAATCTTCGGGCTGTCTTGGACTGAAAATTCATCCATTCCACCGCAGATCGCGCGCAGCGAGTGAGAGAGAAGGCGCCCACCGGCAGAGCCGATGTTCCATTCATGCACCGGAGCGCGTTTGTAGAGGACATCACTCAGCTGCACGCGGTCGCGGGGGATAATGACGGACAGTTGATGCACCTCCGTCGAAGTTCTCGCAAAGGGATGAGCCCAGTCCTGCAAAACCACTCGATCCGGGGAAATCCGCGTATCGGCTCCGTTGATGCTTCCCACTTCCTGTCCCCGCTGGACGAAGTGCAGCGCCAAGTGATCGAATTCTCCTCCACGCAAATGCGCGGCGCTCCTTTCGAAACGAGCGGCGCCGTAATGGGTCTCGCCAAAGACCAACCCTTCCATTTCGCAAAACCGGACGCCGGTATGGTAATCGGCCGATTTTTTCTCCCGTTTCGTATCGAAGACAGGTCGGCAAAAGTCGTGCCAAGTCTCGAAGCCATCTAGCTCGGCATCGTTCCGAGTGTCCAATTGGACCACCGGAAGTTTTTTGAGCTCGGATGGGCGAGAGTCTTTCATGGACAATTAGCACGGCTACTTGCTCACGGTGAAAAAGCAATAGTCGGACGTTGATTCAGGAAAAATCAGGAAGTCAAACCGGGGCTGATTAATCCTCCAATTCGTCTCGGGCTGGGACTCTCGAACAATGGATTTTGGGACTCCGAACAATTGCGAAGCACGGCGGAAATTTGGCAAAATACGAGGGTGCAGGATGATGAAAATTAATAAAAATCTTTTTGTTTCACGCCTTTTGGCAGTCCTGACTGCTTTCTTGGTTTGCCTGTCTTTGACGGCGCGGGCCAATGTTTTCAACGTAACGAACCTATTCGATAGCGGTGCCGGGTCCTTGCGTGATGCGATCACGCAGGCTGAGTCGTCTGCTGGTTCGGATACCATTAATTTTGGAGTCGGCGGGACGATCAACTTCGGGAGCATCCTGCCCACGATCACCAGCGATATCTCCATCAGCAGCAACGGCTTTGGCGTTACCTTCGACGGGACCTCGGCCGGAGACCGGGCCTTTCTCCAGACCGGAGGCACCCTCTCGCTATCGGGTTTGACGATTCAGAACTTTACCGCGACAAACGTCACCACTTCTTCAACTAGTGGGGGTGCGATTCGCGTTGAGGGAGGTGATCTGAATATCTCTGGCAGTACTTTCATTGGAAACTCGGGCCTCACTGGAGGGGCCATTCGCTTGCAGGGCGGCGGAACCGGAACCATCAATAGCAGCACATTTACGGGCAACAGCAGCCTTCAGGGAGGTGCGATTACGACGTCAAGTGCTAATCTTAACTTGATTGGCTCGCAAGTTACTAACAACACATCGATCAACACGGGTAATCTAGCTACAGGGATCGGCGGTGGATTGTCACTGTCCGGAGGTGTCGTGAGCATCGACAACTCGGACATATCGGATAACGTTGGAGAACGGGCTGGCGGTGGTCTGCGTATCAACGGAGCGACGGTCACCATCACGAATTCGTCGATCAACTCCAACGAAGCACAAACCCTGGACGAAGATGGGGGTGGGCTCATTGTTTTTGGCGAGGCAGATGTCACTATATCCGACAGCGAAATCAACGAAAATACCTCAAATGGATCTGCTGGTGGTTTGCAAATGCAGAACGTCGACACCGAAGTGACCCTCGAACGCACGACTGTGGATGGAAATGAGGCCAGAACCGGTGGCGGTATTGCGATTGACGGGGGCGAGCTTACCATCACCCAAACGACCATCAGCAACAACGAGGCAACGGATACTACTGGGGGCGGTATTCAAGGAGTCCGCGCAACCGATATCACCATTGAAAACAGCACGATTAGCGGCAATACCAGTTCTGGTGGGGGTGGCGGTATCGCTCTAGGTGAGGAAGTTTCGGGTGAAATCACCAGCAGCACCATAGCTTTCAACAACTCAGGAGGAGGAGGAGCCGGTCTGCGTTTCAGTCAAGGTGCCGATAATACCTTCGAAGTAGAGAATTCCATCTTCAGCGACAACCTCAATAGCGGAACCCCCGATAACATCAGCGGCCCGGTAGAATCGCTCGGCTACAACCTCTTTGATGATGACGGTGGAGGTATCGTCGCTTCAATCGGGGACCAGTTCAATGCTTTCGCCGACCTCGACGCCCTTGCCGCCAATGGCGGACCGACCTTCACCCACGCCCTCGGAGTGTTTAGCGAGGCTATTGACGCCGGATCGACCAACCTGCCCACCGACCAGCGCGGGTTTTTCCGACCGGGTGGCTCCGCCGACGACATCGGTGCTTACGAGTTCGGTGCCGTTCCCGAGCTGTCGGCGACCAGCCTGTTCGTTGGTATCGCCGCGTTGCTGGTCGTGACACGGCGGCGGAGAAGGTACAGGTAAAGATAGGACGCAGGGGGGCGAGGTCCGTTTCTTTGACTCTCGCCAAACCGTCCACCATTCCCTAGCGATGGTGGGATGAAAGGCATTCGGCTCGGGCTTACCGGAACCATCGGCTCAGGAAAGTCGACTACGCTTTCCTTTTTCGCGAATGAGGGTTGGATTACGGTCCGAACGGATGACCTGGCCCGTGAAGAATTGGAGAGGTCGGAGATGAAACAGGTGATCCGCGAAAGGTGGGGTTCTGGTATTTTCGATAGTGGTGGGAGATTGAAACGGAAGAGCCTCGCGGGGATCGTTTTTAGTGATCCTCAAGAGCTGGAGTGGTTGGAATCGGTCCTTCACCCACGCGTTCGGGAGAGGTGGCTTTCAATAACGGAAAAGTCTGAAGATCTCGAAACAGTCGTCGAAATCCCGCTACTCTTTGAGAAAAGCCTTGCTTCCCACTTTGATTTTGTGGTTTCTGTTTCTTGTCCGGAGAATCTCCAGCTCGAACGTCTTTTGGCGAAAGGGCTTACCGCCGATGACATTGAGGCTCGGAAACTTCGGCAACTCCCTGCGTTTGAGAAAGAATCTCGAGCCCATCATGTCCTCTCCAACTGTGGAACTCTAACTTTTCTTGAAAAACAAGTCATCTCCTTGTCGGAACAGTTACGCTTACAGACAAGGCCTTCCCTATGAGTGAAGAATTAACCGAAATGGATCAACCGGTGACCCCGGTTGCAGAAGAAACCGTAACCCCTGCGAAAAAGGTCGTGAAACGGGCGCGCAAAAAGGCAGCGGCTCCCAAAGCGGAGAAGGAAGAGTCCGAATCTTTCCCTGAGGCCGACAGTGCAGAGCGGAATGAAAAAACAGGGTCTGAAGAGAGTTCGTCCTTCGATGGGGGCTCGAGCGACGAGAACGGTGGAGGTTTGGTCTATTCCTCCGATTCGGATCAGCCGCCGGTTGGTGTTGCAGGGGAAGAAGAGCGGAAGGAGTCCGATAGGGGAGGCCCTTCTCACTTCCGCCAACAATCGCGGGGGAACGATGGCAACCGACAGGGAAACAATGGAGGCAATCCCCGGAACAACCGGAAAAAGAAGAAACGAGGCAAGGCAGAGCGTCCTGGAGGTGCAGCGAGGCGCCACACTCCTTTTACAGCAGGCGAGGTTCCCGTTGAGGTCGATCCTCACCTTGAGCTTGGACAGCTAGCGAACGACGAGCTTTTGCAGCGGCACGCCTCCTTAGAAGAGTCGTTTACCCAATTGTTTGACACCGAGAAAGACGCCATCGCATTCAATCCGTTCTACGACCTCCCTCTTCAGGAGCTTAGAGAGCGGGGAAGGGAGATGGAGCTTGATTTGGAGAATGCTCCAGCGCGGCCTCAGATCCTCGAAAAGATGCTCAAGAAGTTTGAGCAGGAACGACAGCCAATTTTGGTTGAGGGGTGTCTTGAAGTCCTTGACGAGGGCTTTGGGATGGTGGTTTTTGCGGAAGACAGTTATCGACTCAAACCGCTTTGTCCTTTTGTGAGCGAGGCTCTTATCGAGCACCACGGTTTGCAAAGAGGCCACACCGTGGAGGTCTTGGTTCAGGCTCCTCGTGAAGGGGAGTCTTGCCCTATTGCCCTTCGAGTGAAGTCGGTCATGGGCGGAGCGATTGAAGACCTCGAAAAGCTCACCCCTTTTACGGAACTGACTCCCTATTACCCGTTGGATCGCATCCTCTTGGAGAACTCCGACGAGGACCCGGAAAACAACCTCTCGATGAGGGTGGTCGATTTGATTACCCCCATCGGTTTTGGTCAGCGTGGTCTGATTGTCGCACCACCCAGAACCGGAAAAACGGTCCTTCTTCAGGGAGTCGCCAACTCGGTTCAGCTCAACTATCCCGAGGCGCACCTGATCGTCCTCCTCATCGACGAGCGGCCCGAGGAAGTGACGGACTTTCGCAGGCGGGTAAAAGGTGAGGTGATCAGTTCGACTTTTGACGAGACCGCGG of the Verrucomicrobiota bacterium genome contains:
- a CDS encoding helix-turn-helix domain-containing protein, which translates into the protein MKDSRPSELKKLPVVQLDTRNDAELDGFETWHDFCRPVFDTKREKKSADYHTGVRFCEMEGLVFGETHYGAARFERSAAHLRGGEFDHLALHFVQRGQEVGSINGADTRISPDRVVLQDWAHPFARTSTEVHQLSVIIPRDRVQLSDVLYKRAPVHEWNIGSAGGRLLSHSLRAICGGMDEFSVQDSPKIANAFAALLNNLLESDLKGQPGSAEMGLPAIHEFLQRNLQRPSLGLEDVQRAFGLSRSSAYRLFQKEGGIHKFIQNERLAACYRELLKSESASKSIRWICERWGFRDLPHFYRSFRKRYGITPSEVREQAGHRADSRHSRLPKHSLSVATFHQWIGA
- a CDS encoding choice-of-anchor Q domain-containing protein, whose product is MMKINKNLFVSRLLAVLTAFLVCLSLTARANVFNVTNLFDSGAGSLRDAITQAESSAGSDTINFGVGGTINFGSILPTITSDISISSNGFGVTFDGTSAGDRAFLQTGGTLSLSGLTIQNFTATNVTTSSTSGGAIRVEGGDLNISGSTFIGNSGLTGGAIRLQGGGTGTINSSTFTGNSSLQGGAITTSSANLNLIGSQVTNNTSINTGNLATGIGGGLSLSGGVVSIDNSDISDNVGERAGGGLRINGATVTITNSSINSNEAQTLDEDGGGLIVFGEADVTISDSEINENTSNGSAGGLQMQNVDTEVTLERTTVDGNEARTGGGIAIDGGELTITQTTISNNEATDTTGGGIQGVRATDITIENSTISGNTSSGGGGGIALGEEVSGEITSSTIAFNNSGGGGAGLRFSQGADNTFEVENSIFSDNLNSGTPDNISGPVESLGYNLFDDDGGGIVASIGDQFNAFADLDALAANGGPTFTHALGVFSEAIDAGSTNLPTDQRGFFRPGGSADDIGAYEFGAVPELSATSLFVGIAALLVVTRRRRRYR
- the coaE gene encoding dephospho-CoA kinase (Dephospho-CoA kinase (CoaE) performs the final step in coenzyme A biosynthesis.); this translates as MKGIRLGLTGTIGSGKSTTLSFFANEGWITVRTDDLAREELERSEMKQVIRERWGSGIFDSGGRLKRKSLAGIVFSDPQELEWLESVLHPRVRERWLSITEKSEDLETVVEIPLLFEKSLASHFDFVVSVSCPENLQLERLLAKGLTADDIEARKLRQLPAFEKESRAHHVLSNCGTLTFLEKQVISLSEQLRLQTRPSL
- the rho gene encoding transcription termination factor Rho yields the protein MSEELTEMDQPVTPVAEETVTPAKKVVKRARKKAAAPKAEKEESESFPEADSAERNEKTGSEESSSFDGGSSDENGGGLVYSSDSDQPPVGVAGEEERKESDRGGPSHFRQQSRGNDGNRQGNNGGNPRNNRKKKKRGKAERPGGAARRHTPFTAGEVPVEVDPHLELGQLANDELLQRHASLEESFTQLFDTEKDAIAFNPFYDLPLQELRERGREMELDLENAPARPQILEKMLKKFEQERQPILVEGCLEVLDEGFGMVVFAEDSYRLKPLCPFVSEALIEHHGLQRGHTVEVLVQAPREGESCPIALRVKSVMGGAIEDLEKLTPFTELTPYYPLDRILLENSDEDPENNLSMRVVDLITPIGFGQRGLIVAPPRTGKTVLLQGVANSVQLNYPEAHLIVLLIDERPEEVTDFRRRVKGEVISSTFDETAGSHVHAAEMVIEKARRMVEVGRDVVILLDSITRLARAYNTLMPNSGKILSGGVEANALQKPKRFFGSARNIEDGGSITIMGTALVETGSKMDEVIFEEFKGTGNMELHLDRGLVDKRIFPALAMDRSGTRKEELLYHPDEMMKVYSLRRATKGVPPIEAMEMLITRVKKTRSNAEFLMTLSR